The DNA window GCTCCGGCCCCAATGCACGCAAGGTCGTTGCCGTATGGAACGTACCTGCACCCATTCGCATGTCATAGGGCTGTAAAATCAGGCACCCTTGCGCGCTCCAGAAATCATGGAGCGCAAGGATCATATCCTGAAACGAGTTCGCCGGATCACGCTGCGGGGCTTGGGCCGGAAGTGGAGGAGCATTGGTCGCCATGGGCGCGGCTTTGGCGGATGCCCCCAAATGCGTCAATGCCGCACTGCACCATTTGCCAAGCAAATACACGAGATCGTGGGCAGAAGTGCTTGACACGGAGCCAGCTTTTCTTCGCTATGTTTCTCCAAGCCGTTCACTCTCTGGAGCTTTAATGAAACTGTTTATCTCCTGTTTCGCAATTTCTGCCCTGTTCATGCTGCCGGCCAGCACCGGATTTGCCGATGAGCGGTGCAATGGCAAAATCTGCGGGCCCGACACAAACATCGAGCTAAAGGCTAAACGCAAAGGTGGCTACCGCGACGGACAGTCGCCAGAAGAACTTGCAGAGGCAGAACAAATTGCGTTCGACGCCGCCGTTGAAGCGAATGTTTTCAAACCGGTAATCCAGGATTACGAGCCAAGTCCGGCAATCTGGAAATTGGCCGACGAAGACACGACCATTTACATGTTCGGCACGTTCCACATCCTGCCCCAGGGATTTCAATGGCGCAGTGATGCGTTCAACGCCATTGTTCAGCAAGTGGATGAGTTGGTAGTCGAAACCAGCGATGCCGATAGCGAGGAATCGCTGGGCGAAGTTATGGAAGAGATGTTCAGCGACATTTTCAGCGATGAACGAACACCAGTTTCTGAACGCATATCCGCTGAAAATAAGGAGAAATGGCTGAGGCTCGGCGAACTCGCAGACATGCCCGGTCCTATCTTCGACCGGATGCCGTTATTCCTCTCGCTGATGGGAGCTGGACTGTCGATTTCCGAGCAAGCAGGATCGTCAGGCGAATATGGTGTCGAAACCGTGCTTGAGGCCGAATTCAAAGAAGCGAGCAAGCCCATCGGTTCGATCGAAGATAGCGGCGCTGTGATGTCAGCCCTGATTGGTGTCGACGAGGACAAGCTAATCATAGATCTGGATAAAGACCTGCGCGAATGGGATGGCGTGAGCCTTGCTTCGATGTTCGAGATCGTAGACGACAATGGTGACGAAGAAGCTGGCCCCTTCCGGTCAGAGCATCTTTGGGCTCAGGGGAAATTGGACGAACTGGCCGAAGATGAATTCGGCGATTCAGAGGTTGGCCGGGAAATTTACCGCATCCTTATAACCGACCGCAATCGCGCGTGGGCAATGTGGCTGGACGACCGGCTAAATCAGCCGGGAACAATCTTGCTAGCCGTAGGCGCTGCCCATTTTGAAGGGCCGGATTCGGTTTTGAACATGCTCAAAGAGCGCGATCTTTCTGCTAATCGGTTGAATTAGAACCGGGCTACCCTGCATTTTTAGTTCAACCGTCGAGGCTTCATTTGCGCTTCGGACTGGCGGCCGCTGGCAACAGTATAAGTCGGGCAATCATGACAATGTGTCAGGTAGTGTTGACATGGTCAGCGAATCACGACATATAGTCATGTATACCTGACATCTAGTCAGGAAATACTGACACAACACAGCCTCTCAGAAAGGACGCACACCATGCCTACTAAAGCCCAAATCATCGAACGTGCCCCACAAGTTCTCGCCAGCACAACCTTCATGCTGGCGGGATACGCTATCGGCAATATTACGGTAACAATCACCAAACTGCTGTTCGGATAAGCGATGCAAAGCCGTAATCCCATAACCACAGGACGAAGGAGGTCAGAATGAACAACCGCCTTAAAGTTCTCCGTGCGGAGCGCGATTGGAGCCAAGCCGAGCTTGCAGGCCATCTCGATGTTTCCCGCCAGGCAGTCAACGCCATTGAAACGGGTAAGCATGACCCCTCCCTACCCCTAGCCTTTCGCATTTCACGGCTGTTCAAAATGCCGATTGAGGAGATTTTCCATGACTCAGAATGATCAGCAAACATCTGCCGAAAGCGGCGAGCAAAAGCTTGCGCGGCGCAAACGTTCATTCTGGTCCTTCGTGTTGCTCGGCACGGTGATTGCTGGCGTCGCGGGGTTTGCAAGCGGGTTCGTCACATCGCGGGTTGAACAAGGGCTGATTTCGGAGTGGGCAATCTACCCGATACTTGCCGTCACTATCATCGGCTTCATCTGGTTTAGCTACCTCTATTATATGAGGATCGACGAGCTCGATTTGATGGATAATCTATGGGGCAACACCATCGGAATGTACGCCTATGTTATCATCACTACCTCGTGGATGCTATTCGAACAGGCTGGGATTACTGGCGCGCCGCAGCATTGGCCGATCCTGACTGCAACAGTCGCAATATCACTCATCGCTTACACCGCGCGCCGA is part of the Pontixanthobacter gangjinensis genome and encodes:
- a CDS encoding TraB/GumN family protein; this encodes MKLFISCFAISALFMLPASTGFADERCNGKICGPDTNIELKAKRKGGYRDGQSPEELAEAEQIAFDAAVEANVFKPVIQDYEPSPAIWKLADEDTTIYMFGTFHILPQGFQWRSDAFNAIVQQVDELVVETSDADSEESLGEVMEEMFSDIFSDERTPVSERISAENKEKWLRLGELADMPGPIFDRMPLFLSLMGAGLSISEQAGSSGEYGVETVLEAEFKEASKPIGSIEDSGAVMSALIGVDEDKLIIDLDKDLREWDGVSLASMFEIVDDNGDEEAGPFRSEHLWAQGKLDELAEDEFGDSEVGREIYRILITDRNRAWAMWLDDRLNQPGTILLAVGAAHFEGPDSVLNMLKERDLSANRLN
- a CDS encoding helix-turn-helix transcriptional regulator, with amino-acid sequence MNNRLKVLRAERDWSQAELAGHLDVSRQAVNAIETGKHDPSLPLAFRISRLFKMPIEEIFHDSE